One part of the Streptomyces ferrugineus genome encodes these proteins:
- a CDS encoding EI24 domain-containing protein, which produces MRDLGTGFRYLLRGQRWVARHGKQYGFGLIPGLITLVLYASSLVALAVWGEDFVSWSTPFADDWSSPWQGLFRGFLTAVLFALGLLLAVVTFTAVTLLIGQPFYENLSEKVDRDVSPDGTAPESGLPLWRELWISGRDSLRIVLRAAVWGVLLFALGFLPVVGQTVVPVIGVVVTGFFLTEELTAVALQRRRVELRDRLDLLRSRKTLVWGFGTPLAAAFLVPFVAVFLMPGAVAGATLMARELLGEETQEKSAPAPDAEHVSW; this is translated from the coding sequence ATGCGCGATCTCGGCACCGGTTTCAGGTATCTCCTCAGGGGCCAGCGATGGGTGGCCCGGCATGGAAAGCAGTACGGGTTCGGTCTGATCCCCGGCCTGATCACGCTCGTCCTGTACGCCTCGTCCCTCGTCGCGCTCGCGGTCTGGGGCGAGGACTTCGTGTCCTGGTCGACACCGTTCGCCGACGACTGGTCCAGCCCCTGGCAGGGCCTGTTCCGCGGCTTCCTCACCGCTGTCCTGTTCGCCCTCGGCCTCCTGCTGGCCGTGGTCACCTTCACCGCGGTCACCCTCCTGATCGGCCAGCCCTTCTACGAGAACCTCTCCGAGAAGGTCGACCGGGACGTCTCCCCCGACGGCACGGCCCCCGAGTCCGGCCTGCCGCTCTGGCGCGAGCTGTGGATCTCGGGCCGCGACAGCCTGCGGATCGTGCTGCGCGCCGCCGTCTGGGGCGTGCTGCTCTTCGCCCTCGGCTTCCTCCCGGTCGTCGGCCAGACGGTCGTACCGGTGATCGGCGTCGTCGTCACCGGCTTCTTCCTCACCGAGGAACTCACGGCCGTCGCCCTCCAGCGCCGCCGCGTCGAACTCCGCGACCGCCTCGACCTGCTGCGGTCCCGCAAGACCCTCGTCTGGGGCTTCGGCACGCCCCTCGCCGCGGCCTTCCTGGTGCCGTTCGTCGCGGTGTTCCTGATGCCGGGCGCGGTCGCGGGGGCCACGCTGATGGCGCGGGAGCTGCTGGGCGAGGAGACCCAGGAGAAATCGGCGCCCGCGCCCGACGCGGAGCACGTCAGCTGGTGA
- a CDS encoding pyroglutamyl peptidase has protein sequence MNSIRVRIGVLGLALLAGLSAPTTGAAAAETAPAPTVEEQRLDRAVPQEILRRSGFDAPATKFARDLDAAHSYAQARRVVLREGRALWRLAVDRAQGRGPAGGDLSRDDDRPLYWARLSMTREVRTWEPAFGLSDARRAALLDLLERTSRGQTDIRHPHGDGVRRILVTGFDPFTLDRDIRISNPSGATALALDGTVIETADGPARVETALFPVRWRDFTDGTVERTLRPYLRQVDLFTTVSQGRVGRFDIERTNGAWRGGFGDNENVGRTETIPVADPASQPQWTTTTLPYADIVAADTGRFPVYDNTSVTEIPAGGTQAVVRPDGPTPGSTARAGGGGDYLSNEIAYRATLLRDRLGLHGSLPGGHVHTPVLQFGAGNTDPATGSVTDPEFVRNRLDIIAQVRTILKVAADSPVTS, from the coding sequence TTGAATTCCATACGTGTTCGGATCGGCGTCCTCGGCCTCGCCCTGCTGGCCGGCCTCTCGGCCCCCACCACCGGGGCGGCCGCCGCCGAGACGGCTCCCGCGCCGACCGTCGAGGAACAGCGCCTCGACAGAGCGGTCCCCCAGGAGATCCTGCGCCGCTCCGGATTCGACGCTCCGGCGACGAAGTTCGCCCGTGACCTCGACGCCGCGCACTCCTACGCGCAGGCCCGCCGTGTCGTCCTGCGCGAGGGACGGGCCCTGTGGCGGCTGGCCGTCGACCGGGCTCAGGGGCGTGGGCCGGCGGGCGGGGATCTCAGCCGGGACGACGACCGGCCGCTGTACTGGGCGCGGTTGTCGATGACGCGGGAGGTGCGTACATGGGAGCCGGCGTTCGGGCTGAGTGATGCCCGGCGGGCCGCGCTGCTCGACCTCCTGGAGCGGACCTCGCGCGGCCAGACCGACATCCGCCATCCCCATGGCGACGGAGTCAGAAGGATTCTCGTCACCGGCTTCGACCCCTTCACCCTCGACCGGGACATCCGTATCTCCAACCCGTCCGGGGCGACCGCGCTCGCCCTCGACGGCACGGTGATCGAGACCGCGGACGGGCCGGCGCGGGTGGAGACCGCCCTGTTCCCCGTGCGCTGGCGGGACTTCACGGACGGGACGGTGGAGCGGACCCTGCGGCCGTACCTGAGGCAGGTCGATCTGTTCACGACCGTGAGCCAGGGGCGCGTCGGGCGGTTCGACATCGAGCGGACCAACGGAGCCTGGCGCGGCGGCTTCGGGGACAACGAGAACGTCGGCCGGACCGAGACCATCCCCGTCGCCGATCCGGCCTCGCAGCCGCAGTGGACGACCACGACCCTGCCGTACGCGGACATCGTCGCCGCGGACACCGGGCGTTTCCCCGTGTACGACAACACCAGCGTGACCGAGATCCCGGCGGGCGGCACGCAGGCCGTCGTGCGGCCGGACGGGCCGACGCCCGGGTCGACCGCGCGGGCCGGGGGCGGCGGGGACTACCTGTCCAACGAGATCGCCTACCGGGCGACGCTGCTCCGGGACCGGCTCGGGCTGCACGGCTCGCTGCCGGGCGGGCATGTGCACACGCCCGTGCTGCAGTTCGGGGCGGGCAACACGGATCCGGCGACCGGCTCGGTGACCGACCCGGAGTTCGTCCGCAACCGGCTGGACATCATCGCCCAGGTGCGGACGATCCTGAAGGTGGCGGCCGACAGCCCGGTCACCAGCTGA